Proteins co-encoded in one Astatotilapia calliptera chromosome 18, fAstCal1.2, whole genome shotgun sequence genomic window:
- the LOC113010626 gene encoding complement factor H-related protein 1-like — translation MCLRTLGFVLVLFPGLLQAQGCDPPRLVHGNFLPRQETYSDRTTITYSCDNGYKPVVEGWWATSTCERGKWSHEPQCIDESACFGPTIPNGKYPKNSNGWYEDGSTLTITCDGGFEHQNQFTTTTCGNGKWSSAPVCERSMSACSAPPKIPHAVIIHGYQEVFAPGSEVQYECEDGYTAHTEKSVCIQRNWTPVPTCTSSSTSDSNNRDNSLIPINIQSCGARPNIEHAAVVEEGPMYLKYQCNGFYKLAGPDTVNCYGDGSWSKLPTCEEALCVVDPARYAHYGFAVAQPAYMREGEEKYFSCIARDKYIYVRCTNRRLDFTRCCYGYEFQYFPDCRRMTLLTTQPF, via the exons ATGTGTCTCAGGACTCTTGGATTTGTCCTCGTTTTGTTTCCTGGATTGCTTCAAG CACAGGGTTGTGATCCTCCCAGACTGGTTCATGGTAACTTTCTCCCCAGACAAGAGACTTACTCTGACAGAACCACGATCACTTATTCCTGTGATAACGGATATAAACCTGTAGTGGAGGGTTGGTGGGCAACCAGTACCTGTGAACGTGGGAAATGGTCTCATGAACCGCAATGTATAG ATGAAAGCGCCTGTTTTGGACCAACTATTCCCAATGGAAAGTACCCTAAAAACTCAAACGGCTGGTATGAGGATGGAAGTACACTAACGATAACATGCGATGGAGGATTTGAGCACCAAAACCAGTTCACCACCACTACCTGTGGAAATGGAAAATGGTCCTCTGCACCAGTCTGTGAGA gaaGTATGAGTGCATGCAGTGCACCTCCTAAAATCCCCCATGCAGTCATCATTCATGGATACCAGGAAGTGTTTGCACCAGGTTCAGAAGTGCAGTATGAGTGTGAAGATGGATACACTGCACACACCGAGAAATCTGTTTGTATACAGAGAAACTGGACACCAGTGCCAACATGCA CATCTTCTAGCACCTCTGATTCAAATAACAGAGACAACAGTCTTATACCAATAAACA ttCAGTCATGTGGAGCCCGCCCAAACATTGAACATGCTGCAGTTGTGGAAGAAGGTccaatgtatttaaaataccagTGCAATGGCTTTTACAAACTAGCTGGTCCAGACACTGTGAATTGTTACGGTGATGGTAGCTGGTCCAAACTGCCCACCTGTGAAg aagCGCTCTGTGTGGTGGATCCTGCTAGATATGCTCATTATGGTTTTGCAGTAGCTCAACCTGCTTACATGcgggaaggagaagaaaaatatttttcttgtatAGCAAGAGACAAATATATCTATGTTCGGTGTACTAACAGAAGGCTAGATTTCACCAGAT GCTGTTATGGATATGAATTTCAATATTTT CCTGATTGCAGAAGAATGACCCTACTGACAACACAACCTTTCTGA